The Acinetobacter pittii genome contains a region encoding:
- a CDS encoding metal-dependent hydrolase, protein MSTFIDHHIVARKVQFDFSQTPRHWVPNDVLTTHVLNSMHVLLPAVEHWFCRLANKTLPYVEDKNLKADIRGFIAQEAAHANAHKGAEIYFQTHGIDPTPFKDFLNWFFKDGFMGDTPFGIYGPFKRYPKQWLAFRMGIIAGLEHYFCFFGTWALDAEGLEGADPAMLDIVRWHGAEEVEHRTVGYDAYRALAGDGVKGYLGRQLSMGFAFAAMVGFWLGSTVYLCHLDGTKEAQKIAKKNPLALVWLFQKTAKKKKSLPDLGMILTALKGWSKLSYHPEYDGDVEKALAYLAQSPAAQLAAEAYAKALSSKMKS, encoded by the coding sequence ATGAGCACATTTATTGATCATCATATTGTTGCACGGAAAGTACAGTTTGATTTTTCTCAAACACCTCGGCATTGGGTTCCAAACGATGTGTTAACGACACATGTGCTGAACAGCATGCACGTTCTTTTACCTGCTGTTGAGCACTGGTTTTGTCGCCTTGCAAACAAAACGTTGCCCTATGTTGAAGATAAAAACCTGAAAGCAGATATCCGTGGTTTTATTGCCCAAGAAGCGGCCCACGCCAATGCACATAAAGGTGCAGAGATTTATTTTCAGACCCATGGCATAGATCCAACACCTTTTAAAGATTTTTTAAACTGGTTCTTTAAAGATGGCTTTATGGGCGACACTCCTTTTGGAATTTATGGCCCTTTTAAGCGCTATCCAAAACAGTGGCTCGCCTTTCGTATGGGTATTATTGCAGGGCTTGAACACTATTTCTGTTTCTTTGGTACATGGGCTTTAGATGCAGAAGGCCTAGAAGGTGCAGATCCAGCCATGCTAGATATTGTACGCTGGCACGGTGCCGAAGAAGTTGAGCATCGCACAGTTGGCTATGATGCTTATCGAGCTTTAGCTGGAGACGGCGTTAAAGGCTATTTAGGCAGACAGCTCAGCATGGGGTTTGCTTTTGCTGCAATGGTTGGGTTCTGGCTCGGTTCAACGGTCTATCTTTGTCATCTCGATGGAACCAAAGAAGCCCAAAAAATTGCTAAAAAAAATCCATTGGCCTTAGTTTGGCTATTTCAAAAAACTGCAAAGAAAAAGAAAAGCTTACCTGATCTCGGCATGATTTTGACTGCTTTAAAAGGATGGAGCAAATTGAGCTATCACCCTGAATATGATGGTGATGTCGAAAAAGCTTTAGCTTATTTAGCTCAGTCCCCAGCAGCTCAATTAGCCGCAGAGGCTTATGCCAAAGCGCTTTCTTCAAAAATGAAAAGCTGA
- a CDS encoding NAD-dependent epimerase/dehydratase family protein — protein sequence MKALVTGGAGFIGSHIVRTLLNENYEVRVLHLPQEKLTNLEGLDVELIAGDITDPAKMDEAVAGCDLVFHTAAIYALWLPKPELMRKVNVEGTRTVLNAAKKAGVKRVVYTSTGACFAGQPKGIQATETSPFALGATGDAYVLTKFEAHQVALQFAAGGLDIVIVCPTGPIGPQDIAPTPTGKLLLTIATMPALAVPGAINNMVDVRDVAKGHILAAQKGKSGETYILGNRDLDGVAMAKTVHHLLGIWRPVMTIPSVVEGVSSQLAGHAALWVTEHITHKAPLVTPSAAKIGQLGTSFNCTKAVQELGLPQTPVEIAVRDALQWFAANGYVKSRSLIKKIESISI from the coding sequence ATGAAAGCTCTGGTTACTGGTGGTGCTGGTTTTATTGGTTCCCACATTGTACGTACTTTACTCAATGAGAATTACGAAGTACGTGTACTGCATTTACCTCAAGAAAAATTAACCAATTTAGAAGGGTTAGATGTTGAGTTAATTGCGGGCGACATTACCGACCCAGCAAAAATGGATGAAGCAGTCGCAGGTTGTGATTTGGTTTTCCATACTGCCGCAATTTATGCCTTATGGCTTCCGAAGCCTGAGCTTATGCGTAAAGTCAATGTTGAAGGAACACGAACCGTACTCAATGCTGCAAAAAAAGCTGGTGTTAAACGTGTTGTATACACTAGTACAGGTGCATGTTTTGCAGGACAACCCAAAGGCATTCAGGCCACCGAAACCAGTCCATTTGCTTTAGGCGCGACTGGAGATGCTTACGTTTTAACAAAATTTGAAGCACATCAGGTTGCCTTACAGTTTGCCGCGGGCGGCTTAGATATTGTGATTGTCTGCCCGACAGGTCCAATTGGCCCTCAAGATATTGCCCCAACCCCGACAGGAAAACTTTTACTCACCATCGCTACCATGCCTGCCCTTGCTGTACCGGGTGCAATTAACAACATGGTTGATGTACGTGATGTAGCAAAAGGCCATATCTTGGCCGCGCAAAAAGGTAAAAGTGGCGAGACCTATATTTTAGGTAATCGAGATCTTGACGGCGTAGCGATGGCAAAAACAGTTCATCACCTCTTGGGCATCTGGCGCCCAGTAATGACCATTCCAAGTGTAGTTGAAGGCGTCTCATCTCAGCTTGCGGGCCATGCAGCTTTGTGGGTAACAGAGCATATTACTCATAAAGCTCCCCTTGTGACCCCTTCGGCAGCCAAAATCGGTCAGCTCGGCACCTCATTTAATTGTACAAAAGCCGTGCAAGAGCTTGGACTTCCACAAACGCCCGTTGAAATTGCAGTACGTGATGCATTGCAGTGGTTTGCAGCCAATGGTTACGTCAAATCTCGTAGCTTGATCAAAAAAATTGAGTCAATTTCGATCTGA
- a CDS encoding AraC family transcriptional regulator: MNPSLPGTYVSLMADVVQKLNVSPEELLEGSGVSVEQLLEPFWYLDFNIFNDLLNRAVELTNEPALGIYLGLQMTVSCHGSVGLAAMVSQNLGEALNVMEQFIGLRCPALKPRLEIENDVALLYLDQPMANFKMGIVGMTFLMVGFAQMSNAITGQKLEIKAELNYPEPAFLEQVKELLPCEIQFNQPFNRLVFSENFLALPLIMADPLAARLAREQCKHDLNKLAAKRGEKHPLTALVRELLFDEVEGFFKMKDVAEKLHLTERTLQRQLAKEGITFQALLDQMRERHAKKLLNHHENSISYISEKLGYSEVTHFTRAFKRWTKQTPKQYRNLRESTS, from the coding sequence GTGAATCCGTCTTTACCAGGAACCTATGTCAGCCTTATGGCTGATGTCGTCCAAAAGCTAAATGTATCTCCTGAAGAACTCTTGGAAGGAAGTGGAGTTTCTGTTGAGCAACTGTTGGAACCCTTTTGGTATTTAGATTTCAATATTTTTAATGATCTACTGAATAGGGCAGTCGAACTGACCAATGAGCCTGCATTAGGTATCTATCTTGGTCTGCAAATGACCGTGTCTTGTCATGGTTCAGTTGGTCTTGCTGCAATGGTTTCACAAAATTTGGGTGAAGCTTTAAATGTGATGGAACAGTTTATTGGACTACGTTGTCCAGCGCTAAAACCACGACTTGAAATAGAAAACGATGTAGCTTTGTTATATTTAGACCAACCCATGGCGAACTTTAAAATGGGGATTGTAGGGATGACATTTTTGATGGTGGGCTTTGCCCAAATGTCGAATGCCATTACCGGGCAAAAATTAGAAATAAAAGCCGAATTAAATTACCCTGAACCCGCTTTCTTAGAGCAAGTTAAAGAATTGCTACCATGTGAGATTCAATTTAATCAGCCATTCAACCGTTTGGTTTTTTCGGAAAATTTTTTGGCATTGCCGTTAATTATGGCTGACCCATTGGCGGCACGTTTAGCTCGTGAACAGTGTAAGCATGATTTAAACAAGTTAGCCGCTAAACGCGGAGAAAAACATCCACTGACGGCTTTAGTGCGTGAGTTACTTTTTGATGAAGTAGAAGGCTTCTTTAAAATGAAAGATGTTGCCGAAAAATTGCATTTAACTGAAAGAACTTTACAACGCCAGTTGGCTAAGGAAGGGATTACATTTCAGGCTTTGCTGGATCAAATGAGAGAGCGTCATGCAAAAAAATTATTGAATCATCATGAAAATAGTATTTCTTATATTTCTGAGAAACTTGGTTATTCTGAAGTTACTCATTTTACTCGAGCATTTAAGCGGTGGACTAAACAAACTCCGAAACAATATCGAAATTTAAGAGAGAGTACATCATGA
- the gltS gene encoding sodium/glutamate symporter, producing MEFVFNGFYTLISAVIVLLLGRFLVNRIDFLKRYNIPEPVAGGLVAAVVSLLIHTLWGYSIVFSSELQTSFMLVFFASIGLSANFMKLKEGGMALVIFLVCVASFIVVQNAVGMSLATLLGLDPLIGLIAGSITLTGGHGTAGAWGEILETQHGIQGALALGMASATFGLIIGGVIGGPLAKLLINRYGLAQAKTNAEIQNRDTHVEQNSDDLAPFENPHQVRLITADNAITTLGMFAACLAFAEFMTGFSKGTWFELPTFVWALGGGVILRNILESVLKIDIFDRAIDVFGNASLSLYLAMALLSLKLWQLADLAGPLVVILGAQTLTMALYAAFVTFRVMGKNYDAAVLAAGHCGFGMGATPTAVANMQAITNMYGPSHKAFLIVPLCGAFFVDLINATVIQLMLKFIA from the coding sequence ATGGAATTTGTTTTTAATGGTTTTTATACACTAATTTCGGCGGTTATCGTCTTATTGTTGGGCCGCTTTCTTGTAAATCGAATTGATTTTTTAAAACGCTACAATATTCCCGAACCTGTAGCTGGTGGTTTAGTGGCTGCTGTAGTTTCTCTACTCATCCACACTCTGTGGGGGTACAGCATTGTTTTTAGTAGCGAATTACAAACTAGCTTTATGCTCGTGTTCTTCGCTTCAATTGGTTTAAGTGCCAATTTTATGAAGCTTAAAGAAGGTGGTATGGCTTTAGTCATCTTCTTGGTTTGTGTAGCTTCATTTATTGTTGTGCAAAATGCTGTAGGTATGAGTCTTGCGACTTTACTTGGTCTTGATCCACTTATTGGTTTAATTGCTGGTTCAATTACCTTAACAGGTGGTCATGGTACAGCTGGCGCATGGGGTGAAATTTTAGAAACTCAACATGGTATTCAAGGTGCTTTAGCATTAGGGATGGCGAGCGCGACTTTTGGTTTGATTATTGGTGGTGTGATTGGAGGGCCGTTAGCGAAACTGCTTATCAACCGTTACGGTCTTGCTCAAGCAAAAACTAATGCTGAAATCCAAAATCGTGATACGCATGTTGAACAAAACTCAGATGACCTTGCACCGTTTGAAAACCCGCATCAAGTTCGTTTAATTACAGCAGATAATGCGATTACTACGCTGGGTATGTTTGCAGCATGTTTAGCGTTTGCTGAATTTATGACTGGCTTTAGTAAGGGAACTTGGTTCGAGTTACCAACTTTCGTTTGGGCACTTGGTGGCGGTGTAATCTTAAGAAACATTTTAGAAAGCGTGTTGAAAATTGATATTTTTGACCGTGCGATTGATGTATTTGGCAATGCGTCTTTGTCGCTTTATTTAGCAATGGCATTGCTTTCATTAAAGCTTTGGCAACTTGCAGATTTGGCTGGTCCGCTTGTAGTGATTTTAGGTGCTCAAACACTGACCATGGCTTTATATGCAGCATTTGTGACGTTCCGTGTTATGGGTAAAAATTACGATGCGGCAGTGTTAGCAGCAGGTCATTGTGGTTTCGGTATGGGCGCAACTCCAACCGCCGTTGCAAATATGCAAGCCATTACCAATATGTATGGTCCATCGCATAAGGCCTTTTTGATTGTTCCGCTTTGTGGCGCATTCTTTGTCGACTTAATTAATGCAACGGTTATTCAGCTCATGTTGAAATTTATTGCTTAA
- the kefBC gene encoding monovalent cation:proton antiporter-2 (CPA2) family protein, producing MSSEAHSISLVAPVVLLAAAVIAVPIFKRIGLGSVLGYLIAGLIIGPFGFAFFQDSTAILHIAELGIVMYLFVIGLEMQPSHLWSLRREIFGLGTLQIIICALALTGVGLLFGFTWQVAFIGAAGFVLTSTAIVMQLLGDRGDLTQPRGQKIVAILLFEDLLIVPLLAIVAFMAPNHVVESTSVRLENIGIGLIAIAGLIAAGYWLLNPLFRLLAAAKAREVMTAAALLVVLGAALLMQVSGLSMAMGAFLAGVLLSESTFRHQIEADIEPFRGILLGLFFLGVGMSLDLSVVAQNWQLIVSGVVALMFVKALMIYIVARVTKSPHTEALDRALLMAQGGEFAFVLFSAALSAQVIDSTVKSNLTAIVVLSMVLTPIVGIIFKRFTQAKTKVSLENINIAEGLSGSVLMIGFGRFGQVTSQLLLARGVDVTIIDNNTDMIRNAEKFGFKIYYGDGCRLDILHASGAATAQAIVVCVDSKETTNRIVELVTHEFPLAKLLVRSYDREHSLHLVKQKVDFMIRETFESAIKFGGVILQELGVDEDEVERITEEIRDLDNERFETEIAADDVNAGVGMQYTHTHHPRPTAPLIRPKQEGRILNKEDTSENESVD from the coding sequence ATGAGCTCAGAAGCACATTCAATTAGCTTGGTTGCCCCCGTAGTTTTATTGGCAGCAGCTGTAATCGCAGTCCCTATTTTTAAACGTATTGGCTTGGGTTCTGTATTAGGTTATTTAATTGCGGGTCTGATTATTGGCCCATTTGGTTTTGCTTTTTTTCAAGATTCCACTGCAATTTTGCATATTGCCGAGTTGGGAATTGTGATGTACCTCTTTGTGATTGGTTTGGAAATGCAGCCATCACATTTGTGGAGTCTTAGACGCGAAATTTTTGGTCTTGGCACACTTCAGATCATCATTTGTGCGCTGGCTTTGACTGGCGTTGGGCTGTTATTTGGCTTTACATGGCAAGTGGCTTTTATTGGTGCGGCAGGTTTCGTATTAACCTCGACTGCCATTGTAATGCAGCTCTTGGGTGATCGTGGTGACTTGACTCAGCCACGTGGGCAAAAGATTGTAGCCATCTTACTATTTGAAGATTTACTCATTGTGCCATTGCTGGCTATTGTTGCTTTTATGGCACCGAATCATGTGGTCGAAAGCACATCGGTACGATTAGAAAATATAGGAATTGGTTTAATCGCAATTGCAGGGCTTATTGCTGCAGGGTATTGGTTACTTAATCCATTATTTAGACTCTTGGCTGCTGCTAAAGCCCGAGAAGTCATGACTGCCGCCGCATTATTGGTGGTGTTGGGTGCAGCGTTACTGATGCAAGTCAGCGGTTTGTCCATGGCGATGGGTGCTTTTTTAGCGGGTGTACTTTTATCTGAATCAACATTTAGACATCAAATTGAAGCGGATATTGAACCGTTCCGTGGAATCTTACTGGGCCTGTTTTTCCTTGGAGTGGGTATGTCACTGGACTTATCGGTAGTTGCTCAGAACTGGCAACTTATTGTGAGTGGCGTAGTTGCCCTAATGTTTGTCAAAGCGCTCATGATTTATATAGTCGCTCGAGTAACGAAAAGCCCTCATACTGAAGCGTTGGATCGTGCCTTACTCATGGCTCAAGGTGGAGAGTTTGCTTTTGTACTTTTCTCGGCTGCATTAAGCGCACAAGTTATTGATAGTACCGTTAAATCTAACTTAACCGCCATTGTTGTGCTTTCAATGGTGTTGACCCCAATTGTCGGTATTATTTTCAAACGTTTCACTCAAGCAAAAACGAAGGTTTCGTTAGAAAATATCAATATTGCCGAGGGTTTAAGCGGTAGCGTTTTAATGATTGGATTTGGACGTTTTGGACAGGTCACCAGTCAATTATTGTTAGCAAGAGGTGTCGATGTCACCATTATTGATAATAATACCGACATGATTCGAAACGCCGAAAAATTTGGTTTTAAAATTTATTATGGAGATGGCTGCCGTCTAGATATTCTGCATGCGTCTGGCGCGGCAACAGCACAAGCGATTGTGGTTTGTGTGGATAGCAAGGAAACGACCAATCGAATTGTAGAGCTCGTGACCCATGAATTTCCTTTAGCAAAACTATTAGTCCGTTCATATGACCGTGAGCATTCACTACATTTAGTCAAACAAAAAGTGGACTTTATGATCCGTGAAACATTTGAATCTGCAATTAAGTTTGGTGGCGTGATTTTGCAAGAGCTTGGTGTGGATGAAGACGAGGTAGAAAGAATTACCGAGGAAATTCGTGATTTGGATAATGAGCGTTTTGAAACTGAAATCGCGGCAGATGACGTAAATGCAGGAGTAGGTATGCAATATACACACACTCATCATCCAAGACCGACTGCACCATTGATTCGACCAAAACAAGAAGGGCGGATTTTAAATAAGGAAGATACCTCAGAAAATGAGAGTGTTGATTAG
- a CDS encoding ATP-binding protein, whose product MELSQTISNLIFEIQKLTQAVEKISKTQEVSVDVLDEAIAFRWERENNKGSLIAIRKPQLISFNHLCNIDNQLNKVKLNTEAFAKGLLANNVLMTGSRGTGKSSIVKACLNEYHHLGLRVIELEKKYLEDLPKIINLLQDREERFIIFCDDLAFEAGDTSYATLKTVLDGSLATSSDNTLIYATSNRKHMVAEYNKDNTELNVGENGELRPGDSIEQKISLADRFGLQINFYGFSQQEYLKTVQYWLNEYEWQQRESWETIQLKAIQYATQQGNRSGRIANQFAKMIVGQEMLSAAGLAV is encoded by the coding sequence ATGGAATTAAGTCAGACAATTTCAAATCTTATTTTTGAAATTCAAAAACTTACTCAAGCAGTCGAAAAGATTTCCAAAACCCAAGAAGTTTCTGTGGACGTCTTAGATGAAGCGATTGCCTTTAGATGGGAAAGAGAAAATAACAAAGGTTCACTCATTGCTATTCGTAAACCTCAACTCATTTCGTTTAATCATCTGTGCAATATCGACAACCAACTGAACAAAGTGAAGTTAAACACAGAAGCTTTTGCAAAAGGGTTATTGGCAAATAATGTACTCATGACTGGCTCACGTGGTACAGGTAAGTCATCTATTGTAAAAGCCTGTTTAAATGAATATCACCACTTGGGTCTTCGAGTGATTGAGCTTGAGAAAAAGTATCTAGAAGATTTACCTAAAATCATTAATTTACTGCAAGATCGTGAAGAGCGTTTTATCATTTTTTGTGATGATTTGGCGTTTGAAGCTGGCGACACAAGCTATGCAACTTTAAAAACTGTATTAGACGGTTCATTAGCCACTAGCTCAGACAACACTCTTATTTATGCAACATCAAATCGAAAGCATATGGTGGCCGAATACAATAAAGATAATACCGAGTTAAATGTAGGCGAAAACGGCGAGTTACGCCCAGGTGACAGCATTGAACAAAAAATTTCTTTAGCAGACAGATTTGGTCTACAAATTAATTTTTATGGTTTTAGCCAGCAAGAATATTTAAAAACAGTTCAATACTGGCTAAATGAATATGAATGGCAACAGCGCGAAAGCTGGGAAACAATTCAGTTAAAAGCTATTCAATATGCGACTCAGCAAGGTAACCGCTCTGGAAGAATTGCCAATCAATTTGCCAAAATGATTGTGGGCCAAGAAATGCTGAGCGCAGCAGGTTTAGCGGTTTAA
- a CDS encoding FadR/GntR family transcriptional regulator produces MIEQIQKRSLVDEVIHVIRQNIKNDVWKVDEKIPTEPELVQGLGVGRNTIREAIKILEYLGVLEVKQGLGTFVRTKNDFSIVINSIHHSDLYEHVEVRCLLEIEIAKLAARHSTPEDMRDVIECLENRAKTNEDDVANFMLSDKKLHLAIAKATHNKALQATYEYFLNSSYQYTLELVTNKNLPDPNQQIHSELVQAISNKSETEAMKIAESMLAPILHSLDSIKANATQQN; encoded by the coding sequence ATGATTGAGCAAATCCAAAAAAGATCTCTCGTAGACGAAGTAATTCATGTTATACGCCAGAATATTAAAAATGACGTTTGGAAAGTAGACGAGAAAATTCCAACTGAACCCGAGCTTGTGCAAGGTTTAGGAGTGGGGCGAAACACCATCCGCGAAGCAATCAAAATTTTAGAATATTTAGGTGTTTTAGAAGTCAAACAAGGGCTTGGCACCTTTGTACGAACCAAAAATGACTTTTCGATTGTGATTAATTCAATTCATCATTCTGACTTGTATGAACACGTAGAAGTGAGATGTTTATTAGAAATTGAGATTGCCAAATTAGCTGCTCGACATAGTACGCCTGAAGATATGCGTGATGTCATTGAGTGCTTGGAAAATAGAGCTAAAACAAACGAAGACGACGTTGCTAACTTCATGTTAAGTGACAAGAAACTACATTTAGCAATTGCTAAGGCAACTCATAATAAAGCCTTACAAGCAACCTATGAATATTTTTTAAACTCAAGCTATCAATACACTTTAGAGCTGGTGACCAATAAAAATTTACCTGACCCAAATCAGCAAATACACAGCGAACTTGTTCAAGCCATTTCCAATAAATCTGAGACAGAAGCCATGAAAATTGCTGAATCTATGTTGGCTCCGATTTTACATTCGTTAGATTCAATTAAAGCTAACGCTACACAGCAGAACTAA
- a CDS encoding metallophosphoesterase: MREMCKVIQDADLKYQNIYVVGDIHGCYSLLMKELANLNFNFDQDLLISVGDIVDKGPQSYECLELIDKKWFTMVRGNHEELCIQGNYNSYFRKIHEKYGGEWFYALEDKTRSQIVAQLKKLPIMLELHTHRKKIGILHGDMRLDNWDALKAHVEMKNSEVSNTFLSYAEVLWGRSRIKNREDYGTVQNIDEIYLGHTVVETMLKLNNCFFIDTGAYQSNHLTLVKLDF; the protein is encoded by the coding sequence ATGAGAGAGATGTGCAAGGTCATTCAAGATGCTGATTTAAAATATCAAAATATATATGTAGTGGGTGATATACACGGCTGTTATTCACTTTTAATGAAAGAACTTGCAAACCTTAATTTTAACTTTGACCAAGATTTATTAATTAGTGTGGGAGATATAGTTGATAAAGGCCCGCAGAGTTATGAGTGCCTTGAGCTTATAGATAAAAAGTGGTTTACGATGGTTCGGGGCAATCACGAAGAACTATGTATTCAAGGCAACTATAATTCTTACTTTCGAAAAATCCATGAAAAATATGGCGGTGAATGGTTTTATGCACTAGAGGACAAGACTCGAAGCCAGATTGTCGCTCAGTTAAAAAAACTACCGATTATGCTTGAGCTGCATACACACCGAAAAAAGATTGGCATCCTTCATGGAGATATGCGGCTCGATAATTGGGATGCTTTGAAAGCTCACGTTGAGATGAAGAACTCGGAAGTTTCTAATACGTTCTTATCTTATGCCGAAGTTTTGTGGGGCAGGTCTCGCATAAAAAATCGAGAAGATTATGGCACTGTTCAAAATATTGACGAGATTTATTTAGGCCATACAGTGGTTGAAACTATGCTGAAGCTAAATAATTGCTTTTTTATCGATACAGGTGCATATCAATCAAACCATTTGACCTTAGTGAAGTTAGATTTTTAA
- a CDS encoding TetR/AcrR family transcriptional regulator, producing MKNLESSFRALRVLHTAKDLFNLYGFNKVGIDRIIAEAKIPKATFYNIFHSKARLIEMCLTFQTEALKVKVCSIFNSYREQMVLDKLKEVYFLHAHLEGFYHLPFKAIFEIEKLYPIAYKVVIDYRNWLINEIYKLILTLKSTASVQDAYMFLFMIDGAMVQLAGENQIDDRNRLFNYFLTMVY from the coding sequence ATGAAAAATTTAGAATCTTCGTTTAGAGCACTCAGAGTGCTTCACACAGCAAAAGACTTATTTAATTTATATGGATTTAATAAGGTAGGCATTGACCGAATTATTGCTGAGGCCAAAATTCCTAAAGCCACTTTCTATAACATCTTTCATTCAAAAGCACGACTCATCGAAATGTGTCTCACTTTCCAAACAGAGGCACTCAAAGTAAAAGTATGTTCAATTTTCAATTCTTATCGTGAGCAAATGGTGCTCGATAAACTCAAGGAGGTTTATTTTCTTCATGCCCATTTAGAAGGATTTTACCATTTGCCATTTAAGGCAATTTTTGAAATTGAAAAGCTCTATCCCATTGCCTATAAGGTAGTAATTGATTATCGCAATTGGTTAATTAATGAAATTTATAAGCTGATTTTAACGCTAAAATCGACTGCCTCAGTCCAAGATGCCTATATGTTTTTATTTATGATTGATGGGGCAATGGTTCAGCTTGCAGGGGAGAATCAGATAGATGATCGAAATAGATTATTTAATTATTTTTTAACTATGGTGTATTAG
- the asdA gene encoding bifunctional aspartate transaminase/aspartate 4-decarboxylase yields the protein MGKVDYSKYAKLSPFELKDNLIALAQSRTDRMMLNAGRGNPNFLATIPRRAFFQLGLFSATESEFSFSYMPEGLGGFPRPVGLQARFDNFILENRDKPGVVFLGKAVSYVRDQLGLDPDLFLLEMVEGILGCNYPVPDRMLRVSETIIKEYVLREMGVQGMQKRDLDLFAVEGGTAAMAYIFNSLKENKIIKNGDRIAIGSPIFTPYLEIPKLNDYQLEEVLIAADPKLDWQYPESELRKLEDPSIKAFFLVNPSNPPSVKMSDEGLAILADIVKKRPDLIILTDDVYGTFADNFKSLFAICPDNTILVYSFSKYFGATGWRLGVIALSNNNVLDKQIANLSKKEKKELEERYSSLTTDPASIKFIDRLVADSRNVALNHTAGLSTPQQVQMVLFALFNMMDSRQSYKKAVKSVVRERDAALYRQLGVEVPTDPNAVDYYTLVNLENTSRILYGDEFADWVMKNKNPTELLFRVADETGVVLLPGSGFGVQHPSARASLANLNEYQYAAIGDSLRRFADEAYEEYLKIKKGK from the coding sequence ATGGGGAAAGTCGATTATTCTAAATACGCAAAACTCAGCCCATTTGAACTTAAAGATAATTTAATCGCATTAGCTCAAAGCAGAACTGATCGAATGATGTTAAATGCTGGGCGTGGTAATCCGAACTTTCTTGCTACTATTCCACGTAGAGCATTCTTTCAACTAGGTCTGTTTTCTGCGACCGAATCCGAATTTTCATTTTCCTATATGCCAGAGGGCTTAGGTGGTTTCCCGCGCCCCGTTGGACTTCAGGCACGTTTTGATAACTTCATTTTGGAAAACCGTGACAAACCCGGTGTGGTCTTTTTAGGTAAAGCTGTGTCTTATGTACGCGACCAGTTAGGCTTAGACCCAGATCTTTTTCTACTTGAAATGGTTGAAGGGATTTTAGGGTGTAACTATCCGGTGCCAGACCGAATGCTCAGAGTAAGTGAAACGATTATTAAAGAGTACGTCTTGCGGGAAATGGGCGTACAAGGCATGCAAAAAAGAGACTTAGATTTGTTTGCGGTTGAAGGCGGAACCGCAGCAATGGCCTATATTTTTAACTCATTAAAAGAAAATAAAATTATAAAAAATGGCGACCGTATTGCCATTGGTAGCCCTATTTTCACACCATATCTTGAGATTCCAAAACTCAATGATTATCAACTAGAAGAAGTATTAATTGCGGCAGACCCTAAACTCGATTGGCAATATCCAGAGTCGGAGCTTAGAAAGTTAGAAGATCCGTCGATTAAAGCGTTCTTTTTAGTCAACCCAAGTAACCCGCCATCGGTAAAAATGAGTGATGAAGGACTTGCGATTTTGGCTGATATCGTTAAAAAACGCCCCGATCTGATCATTTTGACAGATGACGTTTACGGTACGTTTGCCGATAATTTCAAATCACTATTTGCGATCTGTCCTGACAATACAATTTTAGTTTACTCGTTCTCTAAATACTTTGGTGCAACGGGTTGGCGACTTGGTGTCATTGCACTTTCAAATAACAATGTGCTTGATAAACAAATTGCGAACTTATCGAAAAAAGAGAAGAAAGAGCTTGAAGAGCGCTATTCATCTTTAACCACCGACCCAGCAAGCATTAAGTTTATTGACCGCTTAGTTGCCGATAGCCGAAATGTTGCTTTGAACCATACCGCGGGCCTATCGACTCCACAGCAAGTTCAAATGGTTTTATTTGCTTTATTCAACATGATGGACTCACGCCAAAGCTATAAAAAAGCAGTTAAATCTGTTGTTCGTGAACGCGATGCGGCACTTTATCGCCAACTGGGCGTCGAGGTTCCAACAGATCCAAATGCAGTCGACTATTACACGCTAGTCAACCTTGAAAATACCTCACGTATTCTCTATGGAGATGAGTTTGCCGATTGGGTTATGAAAAATAAAAACCCAACTGAACTGTTATTTAGAGTAGCCGATGAAACAGGTGTGGTTTTACTGCCAGGTTCGGGCTTCGGTGTGCAGCACCCTTCTGCCCGTGCATCTTTAGCTAACCTTAACGAATATCAATATGCCGCGATTGGCGATTCTCTAAGACGCTTTGCAGATGAAGCTTACGAGGAATATTTAAAAATTAAAAAAGGCAAATAA